A genome region from Glutamicibacter arilaitensis Re117 includes the following:
- a CDS encoding ABC transporter permease subunit (The N-terminal region of this protein, as described by TIGR01726, is a three transmembrane segment that identifies a subfamily of ABC transporter permease subunits, which specificities that include histidine, arginine, glutamine, glutamate, L-cystine (sic), the opines (in Agrobacterium) octopine and nopaline, etc.) — MDSKWQLLLDSLGPLALGAITATIPLALVSMALGLLIALLMALMRISKNRVISSIARVYISIIRGTPLLVQLFVIFYGMPSVGLTIDPWPSAIIAFSLNIGGYAAEIIRAAILSVPQGQWEAGYTLGMSRTRTLYRLILPQATRVAVPPLSNSFISLVKDTSLASTILVTEMFRKAQEITASTYEFLLLYCEAAAIYWVICLVLSALQNSVEGRLEKYVAK, encoded by the coding sequence ATGGATTCGAAATGGCAGTTACTACTCGACTCGCTCGGGCCCTTAGCGCTCGGTGCGATTACCGCAACGATTCCGCTGGCCTTGGTCAGCATGGCGCTGGGCTTGCTCATCGCCTTGCTGATGGCGTTGATGCGGATCAGCAAGAACCGCGTGATTTCCTCAATTGCCCGGGTATACATTTCGATCATCCGCGGCACCCCGCTGCTGGTTCAGCTGTTCGTGATCTTCTACGGCATGCCCTCGGTAGGGCTGACCATCGACCCGTGGCCCAGCGCCATCATCGCGTTCAGCTTGAACATCGGCGGCTACGCGGCTGAAATCATCCGCGCCGCGATCCTCTCGGTGCCTCAGGGCCAATGGGAAGCCGGCTACACCCTGGGCATGTCGCGCACCCGCACCCTGTACCGGCTGATCTTGCCCCAAGCTACCCGGGTGGCGGTGCCGCCGCTGTCCAACTCCTTCATCTCCCTGGTCAAGGACACCTCGCTGGCCTCCACGATCCTGGTCACCGAAATGTTCCGCAAAGCCCAGGAAATCACCGCTTCGACCTATGAGTTCCTACTGCTCTACTGCGAAGCGGCCGCCATCTACTGGGTGATCTGCCTGGTGCTCTCGGCCCTGCAGAACTCTGTTGAAGGAAGGCTCGAAAAGTATGTCGCCAAGTAA
- the dcd gene encoding dCTP deaminase → MLYSDGDIRREIASGEIGLEPFDPQMVQPASVDVRLDRFFRLFDNHKYAHIDPSVEQDELTRLVEVDPDEPFILHPGEFVLGSTYEVVTLGHGVAARLEGKSSLGRLGLLTHSTAGFIDPGFSGHVTLELSNMATLPIKLWPGSKIGQLCFFKLTSDTEHPYGSGPYGNRYQGQRGPTASRSHLNFHRTIIEN, encoded by the coding sequence GTGTTGTATTCAGATGGTGACATTCGTCGAGAAATAGCCTCCGGTGAGATCGGGCTTGAGCCCTTTGACCCGCAGATGGTCCAGCCCGCATCCGTGGATGTTCGACTTGACCGGTTCTTCCGGCTTTTCGACAACCACAAGTATGCGCACATCGATCCCTCGGTTGAGCAGGATGAACTGACCCGCTTGGTCGAGGTAGACCCAGATGAGCCATTCATCTTGCACCCCGGCGAGTTCGTGCTCGGTTCGACCTATGAAGTGGTTACCTTGGGCCATGGCGTGGCCGCCCGCTTGGAAGGCAAGAGCTCCTTGGGCCGTTTGGGCCTGCTCACCCACTCCACCGCAGGTTTCATTGATCCAGGCTTCTCCGGACACGTGACCTTGGAACTATCCAATATGGCCACCTTGCCAATTAAGCTGTGGCCGGGCTCCAAGATCGGCCAGCTGTGCTTCTTCAAGCTGACCTCGGACACCGAGCACCCTTATGGTTCCGGTCCGTACGGCAACCGCTACCAGGGCCAGCGTGGCCCGACGGCTTCGCGCAGCCACCTGAATTTCCACCGCACCATCATCGAAAACTAA
- a CDS encoding zinc ribbon domain-containing protein: MNTRNSKPISAARLALRWALAAMVVIVLVLAGTILANRTLFSPQHQVQALQQLLAQGEGAKALGLMQAKVPAGDAVALNGEVLKRTQAGITDFTTDEAQPVEGEDQLRTVTAHYKADGVQKESSYTLRHDGKSWLLFDKWVFAPSTLPTVSIKANTVNEVTVNEQKIPLAAGVSTLPVFYPSILDASFSTKNFAADTRGMVVTKPAKEPVEIALQTKPTKEFIAAINAKVKSYLDKCVSEQVLMPAGCPFAYTTSARVNPATIDWSIAKYPTIEVNYYNGAWVLSPLTTSATLTLTEQDLRTGAKEKKTVKDEYSFTAKLTTSTTEVSVRPVADGEQVAG; the protein is encoded by the coding sequence ATGAACACTCGTAATTCCAAGCCGATCTCCGCTGCCCGACTAGCCCTGCGCTGGGCTCTGGCCGCAATGGTTGTGATTGTTCTGGTCTTAGCCGGAACGATTCTTGCCAACCGTACCCTCTTCTCCCCTCAGCACCAGGTGCAAGCCTTGCAGCAGCTGCTGGCCCAGGGCGAAGGCGCCAAGGCCTTGGGCTTGATGCAGGCCAAGGTCCCAGCCGGCGATGCGGTTGCCCTGAACGGGGAGGTCCTGAAGCGGACCCAGGCCGGAATTACGGATTTCACCACCGATGAGGCCCAGCCGGTAGAGGGCGAGGACCAGTTGCGCACCGTCACCGCGCATTACAAAGCCGACGGCGTCCAGAAGGAATCGAGCTACACGCTGCGCCACGACGGCAAGTCGTGGTTGCTCTTCGACAAGTGGGTTTTCGCGCCGAGCACGCTGCCTACAGTGAGCATCAAAGCCAACACGGTCAACGAGGTCACGGTCAACGAACAGAAGATCCCGCTGGCTGCCGGAGTGAGCACCCTTCCGGTTTTCTATCCTTCGATCCTCGATGCGAGCTTCAGCACCAAGAACTTTGCCGCCGATACCCGCGGCATGGTGGTCACCAAGCCGGCCAAGGAACCGGTAGAAATCGCATTGCAGACCAAGCCGACCAAGGAATTCATCGCGGCCATCAACGCCAAGGTCAAGAGCTACCTCGATAAGTGCGTCAGCGAACAGGTCCTGATGCCAGCTGGCTGCCCCTTCGCGTACACCACTTCGGCGCGCGTTAATCCGGCCACCATTGACTGGTCCATCGCAAAGTACCCAACCATTGAAGTGAACTACTACAACGGCGCCTGGGTGCTCTCCCCGCTCACCACCTCCGCCACCTTGACCTTGACCGAGCAGGATCTGCGGACCGGAGCCAAGGAAAAGAAGACGGTCAAGGACGAATATTCCTTCACTGCCAAGCTGACTACCAGTACCACCGAAGTTTCGGTGCGCCCGGTAGCCGATGGCGAACAGGTTGCCGGCTAG
- a CDS encoding M15 family metallopeptidase, giving the protein MRLASALTGTVLVSALLLSGTAAFAAPADELPAVQSAQLSKASSPLALINPTTKLSPEDYVPAKLVNVAGTSLTLRPEAAEAVEAFIADARVAGHQIKLLSAYRSYQRQAVLFNKYQAQYGTAYAERISARPGTSEHQLGLAADLGYTNSRAELKAEFGQTPAGLWIAEHATEYGLIIRYPQGKEEITGYKYEPWHVRYVGTEHAQAMQDSGAETLEEYHQLLSDALKAAEASEAEIAVEPKEKKSEKDSEKELEKSGDGVVADEDLLVLRFLPPYRDWGFGFTE; this is encoded by the coding sequence ATGCGCCTAGCCTCTGCGCTTACCGGCACCGTTCTCGTCTCGGCACTTCTTCTCTCCGGCACCGCCGCATTCGCGGCTCCTGCCGACGAACTGCCTGCCGTTCAGAGCGCCCAGTTATCCAAGGCTTCCAGTCCGCTTGCGTTGATCAACCCAACCACTAAGCTCTCTCCCGAGGACTATGTCCCGGCCAAGCTGGTGAATGTGGCAGGCACCAGTCTCACCCTGCGTCCCGAAGCCGCCGAAGCTGTCGAAGCGTTCATCGCCGATGCCCGCGTGGCCGGACACCAGATCAAGCTGCTCAGCGCCTACCGTTCATACCAGCGCCAGGCAGTTCTGTTCAATAAATACCAGGCCCAGTACGGCACCGCTTATGCCGAGCGGATTTCCGCGCGCCCCGGTACCAGCGAACACCAGCTGGGTTTGGCAGCCGATCTGGGCTACACCAATAGCCGCGCCGAGCTGAAAGCAGAATTCGGCCAGACCCCGGCCGGCCTTTGGATCGCCGAGCACGCGACCGAATACGGATTGATCATCCGCTACCCGCAGGGCAAGGAAGAGATCACCGGATACAAGTACGAACCGTGGCATGTGCGCTATGTCGGTACCGAGCACGCCCAAGCGATGCAGGATTCCGGGGCTGAAACTTTAGAGGAATACCACCAGCTGCTCAGTGATGCGCTGAAGGCCGCCGAAGCAAGCGAAGCGGAAATCGCCGTTGAGCCTAAGGAAAAGAAATCTGAAAAGGACTCTGAAAAAGAGCTTGAGAAGTCCGGCGATGGCGTGGTGGCGGACGAAGACCTGCTGGTCCTGCGCTTCCTTCCACCGTACCGGGACTGGGGCTTCGGCTTCACCGAATAA
- a CDS encoding amino acid ABC transporter substrate-binding protein — translation MKRTAPLLATAAILALSLSACGSSGSSTSASESGGTEGSAETGATLKKVQDSGVLTVGTEGTYRPFSFHEGDELTGYDVEVIEAVGEKMGVEVKFQETQWDAIFAGLDAGRFDVIANQVSINPEREEKYLFSEPYTVSTGVVVTKSDNSDITSFQTLKGKTTAQSLTSNFYETAKDAGAKVEPVEGWAQSITLLKQGRVDATVNDKLTFLDAQKTNPDDSIKIAAESEEQSKSAVALRKDSPELAKAIDSALEELRADGELAKISEKYFGEDVSK, via the coding sequence ATGAAGCGCACTGCACCACTGCTGGCTACTGCCGCCATTCTCGCCCTGTCACTGAGCGCCTGCGGCTCCTCAGGCTCATCGACCTCGGCCAGCGAATCCGGAGGCACCGAAGGTTCAGCTGAAACCGGAGCCACCTTGAAGAAGGTCCAGGATTCCGGGGTGCTGACCGTTGGCACCGAGGGAACCTACCGCCCATTCTCCTTCCATGAAGGCGATGAGCTGACCGGCTACGACGTTGAAGTCATCGAGGCCGTCGGCGAGAAGATGGGCGTCGAGGTCAAGTTCCAGGAAACCCAGTGGGACGCGATCTTCGCCGGCCTGGACGCCGGACGTTTCGATGTTATCGCCAACCAGGTCTCCATCAACCCGGAGCGTGAAGAGAAGTACCTGTTTTCCGAGCCTTATACGGTCTCCACCGGCGTGGTGGTGACCAAGAGCGATAACAGCGACATCACTTCTTTCCAGACGCTGAAGGGCAAGACCACCGCCCAGTCGCTGACCAGCAACTTCTATGAGACCGCCAAGGATGCCGGCGCAAAGGTCGAGCCGGTTGAAGGCTGGGCCCAGTCGATCACCCTGCTCAAGCAGGGACGTGTCGATGCGACCGTCAACGACAAGCTGACTTTCTTGGACGCGCAGAAGACCAACCCGGACGACAGCATCAAGATCGCTGCCGAATCCGAAGAGCAGAGCAAGTCCGCAGTTGCGCTGCGTAAGGACTCCCCCGAATTGGCCAAGGCCATCGATTCTGCCTTGGAGGAACTGCGCGCGGACGGTGAACTGGCAAAGATCTCCGAGAAGTACTTCGGCGAGGACGTCAGCAAGTAG
- a CDS encoding SseB family protein: MSNENPSEAHQDQEPNQGPDAIIETPMDKARAQPKTHFEMMLQAGLNKPELSGSVIGAFMSAEVYFLSREEVTGENKNAQPMLLTNPSGDAMVAVFTSLERIPSSYIDMAPYGVKVQGATVVRALENTGFVVNPGDDLSFEVPADGVAILREQLLKQKPSQ; this comes from the coding sequence ATGAGCAACGAGAACCCTTCCGAGGCGCACCAGGACCAAGAACCAAACCAGGGCCCGGATGCGATCATCGAAACCCCGATGGACAAGGCGCGGGCGCAGCCTAAAACGCACTTCGAAATGATGTTGCAGGCCGGGCTTAATAAACCAGAGCTTTCCGGCTCGGTCATTGGCGCGTTCATGAGCGCTGAGGTGTACTTCCTCTCCCGTGAAGAGGTCACCGGCGAGAACAAGAACGCCCAGCCGATGCTGCTGACCAACCCATCGGGCGATGCCATGGTCGCGGTCTTCACCTCGTTGGAACGCATCCCTTCTTCCTATATCGACATGGCGCCGTACGGCGTGAAGGTCCAGGGCGCCACCGTGGTGCGCGCACTGGAGAACACCGGCTTCGTGGTGAACCCGGGCGATGACCTCAGCTTCGAAGTCCCTGCCGATGGGGTGGCGATTTTGCGAGAACAGCTGCTCAAGCAGAAGCCAAGCCAGTAG
- a CDS encoding fumarate hydratase encodes MPEFRYEDLLPIGEDTTPYRKISSEGVEVVAGPDGKNFLKVAPQALEQLAETALHDISHYLRPAHLQQLRNILDDEEASPNDKFVALDLLKNANIAAGGILPMCQDTGTAIVMGKRGQRVLSEEQDEISLSRGIYNAYTRLNLRYSQLAPITTWEEKATGNNLPAQIDLYANTKDGADTSYKFLFMAKGGGSANKSFLYQETKAILNENSMLKFLDEKLRSLGTAACPPYHLSIVIGGTSAEMALKTAKYGSAKYLDSLPTEGAMTGRGFRDTELEDKVLELTRHFGIGAQFGGKYFCHDVRVVRLPRHGASLPVAIAVSCSADRQMLAKITEEGLFVEQLETDPARFMPAEDHPALAAHDDETDGVTGTGGSSVVKIDLKKPMSEILAELTKYPVKTRLSLTGPLVVARDIAHSKIKERLDAGEEMPQYLKDHPVYYAGPAKTPEGMPSGSFGPTTAGRMDSYVDQFQAAGGSMVMLAKGNRSKQVTDACNNHGGFYLGSIGGPAARLAQDCIKKVEVLEYEELGMEAIWKIEVEDFPAFIVVDDKGEDFFAETLKPTFTGIPVRSK; translated from the coding sequence ATGCCTGAATTCCGTTATGAGGATCTTCTGCCTATTGGCGAAGACACCACCCCATACCGCAAGATTTCCTCCGAAGGCGTCGAAGTTGTCGCCGGCCCGGATGGAAAGAACTTCCTGAAGGTCGCACCTCAGGCCCTGGAGCAGCTGGCCGAGACCGCACTGCACGACATCTCGCACTACCTGCGTCCGGCCCACCTGCAGCAGCTGCGCAACATCCTCGACGATGAGGAAGCCAGCCCGAATGACAAGTTCGTGGCCCTGGACCTGCTGAAGAACGCGAACATCGCCGCCGGCGGTATCCTGCCAATGTGCCAGGATACTGGCACCGCGATCGTGATGGGCAAGCGCGGTCAGCGCGTGCTCTCCGAAGAGCAGGACGAGATCTCGCTCTCGCGCGGCATCTACAACGCCTACACCCGCCTGAACCTGCGCTACTCGCAGCTGGCCCCGATCACTACCTGGGAAGAGAAGGCCACCGGCAACAACCTCCCGGCGCAGATCGACCTGTACGCCAATACCAAGGACGGCGCTGACACCAGCTACAAGTTCCTGTTCATGGCCAAGGGCGGGGGGTCGGCCAACAAGTCCTTCCTGTACCAGGAGACCAAGGCTATCCTCAACGAGAACTCCATGCTGAAGTTCCTCGACGAGAAGCTGCGTTCGCTGGGCACCGCCGCGTGCCCTCCGTACCACCTGTCCATCGTCATCGGCGGCACCAGTGCCGAGATGGCGTTGAAGACCGCGAAGTACGGTTCGGCCAAGTACCTGGATTCGCTGCCAACCGAAGGCGCGATGACCGGCCGCGGCTTCCGCGACACCGAACTTGAAGACAAGGTCCTGGAGCTGACCCGCCACTTCGGCATTGGCGCCCAGTTCGGCGGCAAGTACTTCTGCCATGACGTGCGCGTGGTGCGCCTGCCTCGCCACGGCGCCTCGCTGCCAGTGGCCATCGCAGTATCCTGCTCGGCTGACCGCCAGATGCTGGCCAAGATCACCGAAGAGGGCCTGTTCGTGGAGCAACTGGAGACCGATCCAGCCCGATTCATGCCGGCGGAGGACCACCCGGCCCTGGCCGCACACGACGACGAGACCGATGGTGTCACCGGCACCGGTGGCTCCTCGGTAGTCAAGATCGACTTGAAGAAGCCGATGAGCGAGATCCTGGCCGAGCTGACCAAGTACCCGGTCAAGACCCGCTTGTCGCTGACCGGCCCGCTGGTTGTGGCCCGCGATATCGCGCACTCCAAGATCAAGGAGCGCCTGGACGCTGGCGAAGAAATGCCGCAGTACCTCAAGGACCACCCGGTCTACTATGCAGGTCCTGCCAAGACCCCAGAAGGCATGCCTTCGGGTTCCTTCGGTCCGACTACCGCAGGACGCATGGACTCCTACGTGGATCAGTTCCAGGCAGCTGGCGGTTCGATGGTCATGCTGGCCAAGGGCAACCGTTCCAAGCAGGTCACCGATGCGTGCAACAACCACGGTGGTTTCTACCTCGGTTCCATTGGCGGTCCGGCGGCACGCCTGGCCCAGGATTGCATCAAGAAGGTCGAGGTTCTCGAATACGAGGAACTGGGCATGGAAGCAATCTGGAAGATCGAGGTTGAGGACTTCCCGGCCTTCATCGTGGTTGATGACAAGGGCGAGGACTTCTTCGCAGAAACCTTGAAGCCGACCTTCACCGGCATTCCAGTGCGTTCGAAGTAG
- a CDS encoding AEC family transporter, with the protein MIGVLEGFSIIWVVILVGYLVGRTGVLGQQGRHVLSRVTFFVASPALLFTTLADSDPASVLGPMLWVAALSAALTAVAYYLVTAGLLRRPASESIIAAMSASTVNSANLGLPIALYVLGDMAYAAPIILFQLALYQPINLAMLDATTSRHRTTPIALLLATAKNPMIIGSLLGLVVALTGIELPSMVLEPIELIAGASIPAMLMAFGISLVGSKPLEKKSGRRADVLIASAAKLLVHPLLAWVLAYWVFNLRGELLVASVIMAGLPTAQNIFVTAMRYEHGVTIAKDTVLITTICAIPLMMVLAIVLGI; encoded by the coding sequence ATGATCGGAGTTCTGGAAGGCTTCTCCATCATCTGGGTCGTGATCCTGGTGGGCTATCTGGTAGGCCGCACCGGGGTGCTGGGCCAACAAGGCCGCCACGTGCTCAGCCGTGTGACCTTCTTCGTGGCAAGTCCCGCGCTGCTGTTCACGACCCTGGCCGATTCCGACCCGGCTTCCGTGCTCGGGCCGATGCTCTGGGTGGCCGCCCTTTCTGCGGCCCTCACCGCTGTGGCCTATTACCTTGTCACCGCCGGGCTGCTGCGGCGTCCGGCGTCGGAAAGCATCATCGCGGCGATGTCCGCCTCCACGGTGAATTCCGCCAACCTGGGTCTGCCCATTGCCCTGTACGTGCTCGGCGACATGGCCTATGCGGCCCCGATCATCCTCTTCCAGCTGGCCCTCTACCAGCCGATCAACCTGGCCATGCTCGATGCGACTACCTCCCGGCACCGCACCACCCCGATCGCACTGCTGCTGGCCACCGCCAAGAACCCGATGATCATCGGCTCGCTGCTGGGCCTGGTCGTGGCGCTGACCGGCATCGAACTGCCCTCGATGGTCCTTGAGCCGATCGAGCTGATTGCCGGCGCTTCGATTCCTGCGATGCTCATGGCCTTCGGCATCTCGCTGGTGGGATCCAAGCCGCTGGAAAAGAAGTCGGGCCGCCGCGCCGATGTCCTCATTGCTAGCGCGGCCAAGCTGCTGGTGCATCCGCTATTGGCGTGGGTGCTGGCCTACTGGGTCTTCAATTTGCGCGGCGAGTTGCTGGTCGCTTCGGTGATTATGGCCGGCCTGCCCACCGCGCAGAATATTTTTGTGACGGCCATGCGCTACGAACATGGAGTGACCATCGCCAAGGATACGGTGCTGATCACCACCATTTGCGCCATCCCGCTGATGATGGTGCTGGCCATCGTGCTTGGAATTTAG
- a CDS encoding amino acid ABC transporter ATP-binding protein yields the protein MSPSNPLLSVTGLQKAFGENQVLKGIDFTVHSGEVVALIGPSGSGKTTALRCLNGLEIADAGTVGFTGGPEVSFSAGLKPKTAQILRSRSAMVFQGHHLFPHLTVLQNVSIGPIEVQKRPKDQVLAEAKKLLARVGLEAKADAYPNSLSGGQQQRVGIVRALMQQPDLLLFDEPTSALDPELVGEVLTVIKELAQEGWSMVLVTHELAFARDVADTVVFMDGGVVVETGPASQVLSTPANTRTQAFVQRLLHPF from the coding sequence ATGTCGCCAAGTAACCCGCTGCTCAGCGTCACCGGCCTGCAGAAGGCCTTCGGCGAGAACCAAGTGCTCAAGGGCATCGACTTCACCGTTCATTCCGGTGAAGTAGTTGCACTGATTGGGCCTTCAGGCTCAGGCAAAACCACTGCACTGCGTTGCCTGAACGGCTTGGAAATCGCCGATGCCGGAACTGTTGGCTTCACCGGCGGCCCGGAAGTTTCCTTCAGCGCCGGACTGAAGCCCAAGACCGCCCAGATCCTGCGCAGCCGTTCGGCCATGGTGTTCCAAGGACACCACCTCTTCCCGCATCTGACCGTGCTGCAAAACGTGAGCATCGGCCCCATCGAGGTGCAAAAGCGCCCCAAGGACCAGGTGCTGGCCGAAGCTAAGAAGCTGCTGGCCCGGGTGGGCCTTGAAGCCAAAGCCGATGCCTACCCCAACTCGCTCTCCGGCGGCCAGCAGCAACGCGTGGGCATCGTGCGCGCACTGATGCAGCAACCGGACCTGTTGCTCTTCGACGAACCCACTAGTGCACTGGATCCCGAGCTGGTCGGGGAAGTTCTCACAGTCATCAAGGAATTGGCCCAAGAAGGCTGGTCCATGGTGCTGGTTACTCACGAGCTGGCCTTCGCCCGCGATGTGGCAGACACCGTGGTGTTCATGGATGGCGGAGTGGTCGTGGAGACTGGCCCGGCTTCCCAGGTGCTCAGCACCCCGGCTAATACCCGAACCCAAGCATTCGTACAACGTCTTTTGCACCCGTTCTAA
- a CDS encoding helicase HerA-like domain-containing protein codes for MTQETNSLLTGLIEGYDFESECLELGAALIDGKPEPSAQVRLPLKMLNRHGLIAGATGTGKTVTLQTMAEQLSVAGVPVFLADIKGDLTGLAQSASSSEKLTARLAELGHEFTPRTNPVEFLALGEGEGVPVRASVDAFGPILLARVLELNETQEECLQLIFHYADSHQLPLDDLSDLKAVISFLLSEEGAEALKELGGVSSSTASVILRGITIMQTQGLDQFFGQPEFDTADFLQIRDGAGVINILELPSVSAQPMLFSTFLMWLLADLFEDLPEAGDLDKPKLVFFLDEAHLLFKDATKAFTDAIINTVRLIRSKGVGLFFITQSPTDLPDEVLGQLGNRVQHAMRVFTAKDQSALKQIIKTFPQGQLDLNEALTQAGVGEAVVTVLNEKGAPTPAAWTKMTSPGSNIGPASEQVMTQVRGTSTLAGQYAAAVDRDSAREMLEAKAAQSAPAPAPVPESAPQPRRQSAPQRRSSKEENPMMDMAMDAAKVIGRELIRGFFGNRKRRR; via the coding sequence ATGACCCAGGAAACGAATTCTTTGCTGACCGGCCTCATCGAGGGCTACGACTTCGAGTCTGAGTGCTTGGAGCTCGGGGCCGCACTGATCGACGGGAAGCCCGAGCCAAGCGCCCAGGTGCGCTTGCCCCTGAAGATGCTCAACCGCCACGGCTTGATCGCCGGTGCGACCGGTACCGGCAAGACCGTGACCCTGCAGACCATGGCCGAGCAGCTCTCTGTCGCCGGTGTTCCGGTTTTCCTCGCCGATATCAAGGGCGACCTGACCGGCCTGGCGCAATCAGCCAGCTCCTCGGAAAAGCTCACTGCCCGTCTGGCCGAGCTGGGCCATGAGTTCACCCCGCGCACCAACCCGGTGGAATTCCTTGCCCTGGGCGAAGGAGAAGGAGTGCCGGTTCGCGCCAGCGTCGACGCCTTCGGCCCGATCTTGCTTGCACGCGTCCTGGAACTGAATGAAACCCAGGAAGAGTGCCTGCAGCTGATCTTCCACTACGCCGACTCCCACCAGCTGCCACTAGATGACCTCAGCGATCTGAAAGCAGTGATCAGCTTCCTGCTCAGCGAAGAAGGCGCCGAAGCCCTCAAGGAACTAGGCGGCGTATCATCTTCCACCGCTTCGGTGATCCTGCGAGGCATCACCATCATGCAGACCCAGGGCCTGGATCAGTTCTTCGGCCAGCCCGAGTTCGACACCGCGGACTTCCTGCAGATCCGCGACGGTGCAGGGGTCATCAACATCCTGGAACTGCCTTCGGTCAGCGCCCAGCCGATGCTTTTCTCCACCTTCCTCATGTGGCTTTTGGCCGACCTGTTCGAAGACCTGCCCGAGGCCGGCGACCTGGACAAGCCCAAGCTGGTGTTCTTCCTCGACGAAGCCCACCTGCTGTTCAAGGATGCGACCAAGGCATTCACTGATGCCATCATCAACACTGTACGGCTGATCCGCTCCAAGGGCGTCGGGCTGTTCTTCATCACCCAGTCCCCTACCGACCTGCCCGATGAGGTGCTCGGCCAGCTGGGCAACCGCGTCCAGCATGCGATGCGCGTGTTCACCGCCAAGGACCAAAGCGCACTGAAGCAGATCATCAAGACCTTCCCTCAAGGCCAGCTGGATCTGAATGAGGCGCTGACCCAGGCCGGTGTCGGCGAGGCTGTGGTGACGGTCCTGAACGAAAAGGGTGCACCTACCCCGGCCGCTTGGACCAAGATGACTTCCCCGGGATCCAACATCGGTCCGGCCAGCGAGCAAGTGATGACCCAGGTGCGAGGCACTTCAACCCTTGCTGGGCAGTATGCGGCCGCGGTAGATCGGGATTCTGCGCGTGAAATGCTCGAAGCAAAGGCAGCGCAGTCCGCACCAGCTCCAGCGCCAGTTCCTGAATCGGCGCCGCAGCCGCGCCGGCAATCCGCTCCTCAGCGACGGTCTTCCAAGGAAGAGAATCCGATGATGGACATGGCAATGGATGCCGCCAAGGTGATTGGTCGGGAACTGATTCGCGGCTTCTTTGGCAATCGCAAGCGCCGCCGTTAA